Within the Hyphomicrobiales bacterium genome, the region CAACCCCAAGTCGCTTCCGGGCCTTCAGATCGCTTATATCCGCGAGAATTTGAAATCCCAGGCGGCGCTCGATTCCTTCATCGCGCTAGGAGGCGATCCGAGCAGTCCGCCCGCGGAGGCAGATTATGCTGCGGCCCAAGCGGTGCTGGATGCGCAGGCCGCGCTCGATGCGCAGGCGCTTTTGGATGCGGAGGCAGCGGCTCCCGGCACCTATACTCCGGACGAGGTTGCCGCGGCGGAGGCACTGGTTTCAGCCTATTCGGGCGATCCGCAAGCGGTGATCGATGCTTATAGCGGCGACGACCCCCAAACGGTCGTCGACCAATACGACGCCTGGAGCGACTATCAGACGGCGGAAACCGCGGCGCAGGACGCCTTCGCGGCGGCAAGCGTCAGCTACGGCGCCTCCTACGACCAGGCGAAATTGGATGAGGTCCGCTCCTATGTCGATGCCATCGTCGAAATGAAGGAGCTCGATACGCTGGTTGCGGACTTCGACGCGGCAACCGCCGCAAGCGAAACGACGACGGCAGCCTCCGCGGCCGAGTAGCAGCCCTCTTACCCCGCCGGCGAGATCCGCTTCATCTTGATCTCGTCGGCGCGGCCATTGCGGCGGAGGAAAACTTGCCTTGGGGCCGCCGCCTCCGCGTACCGCTCTGAGTGCTGCTGGTCGCCTGTTCCGTGGCGATTGTGATGCGGGATTCGGGGTTCTGGCGGATTTGACTCGGTTCGGGCCCCGCCCGCGCGAGATAACTTGGACCGACAAGAGCACCGCTTCTCGATGTCCCAACCTGCGATCATGCGTCTCCGTGTGGCCTTGCCCTTGGCTGCCCGGCATGGCACGAGCTTTGCCGTGATCCACACGCAGTCGGCAGGGGCAAGATGACCGACCGGTTCAAGGCAATCCTGATTTCCAAGCGCGACGACGGCCAGTCGGTCGACATGGTCGAGATGGGCGCGGACGAGCTGATGGAGGGCGATGTCACGTTGCGCGTCGCCCATTCGACCGTCAACTACAAGGACGGGCTGGCGCTGACCGGCAAGCTGCCGGTGGTGCGCCGTTGGCCGATGATCCCCGGCATCGACTTCGCCGGCACCGTCGAGACGTCGAGCCATCCCGACTACAAGAAGGGCGACAAGGTGGTGCTCAACGGCTGGGGCATCGGCGAAACCCATTATGGCGGCTATGCGGGGCTCGCCCGCGTGCCCGGCGACTGGCTGGTGCCGCTGCCGGAGGTGTTTTCGACCGCCCAGGCCATGGCCATCGGCACCGCCGGCTACACGGCGATGCTGTGCGTGCTGGCCCTGGAGCGCCAGCAATTGACGCCGGACAAGGGACCGATCGTCGTCACCGGCGCCGCCGGCGGCGTCGGCTCGGTGGCGATCGCGCTGCTGAGCAGGCTCGGCTACGCCGTCATCGCCTCGACCGGGCGGGTCCGGGAGGCCGACTATCTGATGTCTCTGGGCGCCGCCGAGATCATCGACAGGCAGGAGCTTTCCGGCCCCGCCCGGGCGCTCGGCAAGGAGCGCTGGGCGGGCGGGGTCGATTCGGTCGGCAGCCATACGCTTGCCAACGTGCTGTCGATGACCAAGGCCTACGGCGTCGTCACCGCCTGCGGCAATGTCGGCGGCATGGACCTTCCCGGCAACGTCGCCCCGTTCATTCTGCGCGCGGTGTCGCTGATCGGCGTCAACTCGGTGACCGCGCCGAAGCCGCTGCGCCTGACCGCCTGGCGGCGGCTGGCCAAAGACCTCGATCCGGCGAAGCTAGAAGCCATGACCGCGACTATCCCGCTTGACGAGGTACCGCGGGCCGGCGCCGACATCATCGCCGGCAAGGTGCGCGGCCGCCTCGTGGTCGAGGTTGGCTGAGCGAAGCGCCAAGCAGCTGCATATGCAACCATAATATCTCCCGCCGCTTCGGTGCCCCATATCCAATTCCCGACCCGCGGCTCCAAGTCGTAAAGATAGCCCCGCCGCGTCGCTCACCCTGATAAGCCGGAGGAGGCGCAAAAGCGAACTTGCTGGAAGCATAACATGTATATACGAATGAAATGCCGCCCGCGCTCGATTCACCCCGCGGGACGGCGTTAACGGTCCGTTAACGGATGCGCGTGCATATGCAGCTATTCCGGTGTGCGGGCGGCCGTGACGCTGCCGGAAGCCGCCGCGGCGTCCGGCGAAAGCGGAGAAAGGTAAGATGAGCGATCTTCACTGCACCTGCTACCGCCTGCGCAAGGCAGCGCGGCGGATCACGCAGATTTACGATCAGCACTTGGCCGAAACCGGCCTGACCGCGAACCAGCACGGCATGTTGACCGAGCTTGCCCGCTCCGGGGCCCTGTCCATGGGGCGCCTGTCCGCCCTCATCGGCATGGATGCCTCGACGCTGACCCGCAATCTGCGTCCGCTTGCCCGGCGCGGGCTGATCGAGGTCGCAACGGCGCGCGACAGGCGCGCGCGCGAGGTGCGCCTGACTAAGACCGGGGCGGAGCGTCTTGCCGCGGCGCTTAAGCCCTGGCGGGCGGCGGAAGGCGCGGTCATGCGCGCGCTCGGCCAGCGCGACGCGGCCCTCCTCAACGACCTCCTGGCCCGGGTGGCAAGCGAAGCGCCCGCCGCCGACCGGCCGTCGCGGACCGAGCGCCCGCGCACGAGCGGGCCTTCCACCGGCCGCGGACGGAGCGCGCGGGCGCCCGATGGCCCCGCCAAGCGACCGCCCGCGGCGGCGTAATCCGCGCGCATTCCCTTAAGGGAATGTTCGGTGTCCAGGGAATTTTTCGTTAACGTAATATCGCCGATCTTTGATTACGCATACGTAAGTCTAGGCATACCTGCCTTGCCGGGCTTGGAAGAAAATCCGCCACTTGCGAGCGGGGCCGCAGGGCGCGGCTCATCGGCCCCCCGGCTCGGCGGCCGCCGTCCTCAGAGTGCCGCCGGCAGCACGAAGGGCCGGCCGGAGAGCGCCAGCACGCCGCGGCCTATCGCCTCGGCCGCCGCCACCATCCGCCCCTTGCGATCAAGCGCCCCATCGCCGAGCGCGACGATGCGCGCATTGGGCGTCGCCTCCGGCGAGGCCCCGCGCAGGCGCCGTGCGACGGCAAGCTCGTCGGCATGCGGGTTGAGCGCGCAAAGCGCCACGAAGGCCGCCGCCGTGGAGCGGCTGATGCCGGCCCAGCAATGGATCAACATCGGCGCGCGCCGGTCCCAGGCCAGAGTAAAGCGCACCAGGTCTGCGATATGCTCATCGCCCGGCGCGACGAAGCCGTCGGCGGGCGCGGCGATGTCGTTCATGCCGAGCTTCAGATGGTTTTCCGGCACGATCCCCGCCGGCGTGTCGATCATCAATTCGCGATTGATCAGCGTCACCACATGGCTCGGCCCATGGGCGGCGATCACGCTCGCTACGGCGCTGAGCGGGCAGACATGGAT harbors:
- a CDS encoding tyrosine protein phosphatase, whose product is MTAQIHVCPLSAVASVIAAHGPSHVVTLINRELMIDTPAGIVPENHLKLGMNDIAAPADGFVAPGDEHIADLVRFTLAWDRRAPMLIHCWAGISRSTAAAFVALCALNPHADELAVARRLRGASPEATPNARIVALGDGALDRKGRMVAAAEAIGRGVLALSGRPFVLPAAL
- a CDS encoding MDR family oxidoreductase, whose translation is MTDRFKAILISKRDDGQSVDMVEMGADELMEGDVTLRVAHSTVNYKDGLALTGKLPVVRRWPMIPGIDFAGTVETSSHPDYKKGDKVVLNGWGIGETHYGGYAGLARVPGDWLVPLPEVFSTAQAMAIGTAGYTAMLCVLALERQQLTPDKGPIVVTGAAGGVGSVAIALLSRLGYAVIASTGRVREADYLMSLGAAEIIDRQELSGPARALGKERWAGGVDSVGSHTLANVLSMTKAYGVVTACGNVGGMDLPGNVAPFILRAVSLIGVNSVTAPKPLRLTAWRRLAKDLDPAKLEAMTATIPLDEVPRAGADIIAGKVRGRLVVEVG
- a CDS encoding MarR family winged helix-turn-helix transcriptional regulator translates to MSDLHCTCYRLRKAARRITQIYDQHLAETGLTANQHGMLTELARSGALSMGRLSALIGMDASTLTRNLRPLARRGLIEVATARDRRAREVRLTKTGAERLAAALKPWRAAEGAVMRALGQRDAALLNDLLARVASEAPAADRPSRTERPRTSGPSTGRGRSARAPDGPAKRPPAAA